The Paraburkholderia sp. ZP32-5 genome includes a window with the following:
- the xdhA gene encoding xanthine dehydrogenase small subunit has protein sequence MTTPTIRFYHQGTVREVAGVPATRTVLQYLREDLRCTGTKEGCAEGDCGACTVVVGELDPHGALALKAVNACIQFLPTLDGRALFTVEDLRAADGALHPVQQALVDCHGSQCGFCTPGFVMSMWALYENQPAGAGLPSRDEINAALSGNLCRCTGYRPIVEATQKMFDDARHPRCALDREAVASTLHALQRTGTFEYTAPDARGASFGSATFYAPLTLDAFASLRAQHPDARIVAGSTDVGLWVTKQFRDLGDVLYIGNVTELKTIARDAQTLTIGAAATLEDAFAALAADYPELAELWARFASLPIRNAGTLGGNVANGSPIGDSMPALLALGAEVVLRHDRATRALPLDAFYTGYQKTALAAGEFVSALRVPRPAGDLRFRTYKVAKRYDQDISAVCAAFALRVAEDGTIRAARVAFGGMAATPKRAAQTEAALTGAAWDEASARSAMTALATDYQPLTDMRASSAYRLKVARNLLWRFYLETRDDAPLALRDVNAFAFEADTAIVREAP, from the coding sequence ATGACAACGCCAACCATCCGCTTCTATCACCAGGGAACCGTCCGCGAGGTCGCGGGCGTCCCGGCGACGCGCACAGTGCTCCAGTACCTGCGCGAGGACCTGCGCTGCACCGGCACCAAGGAAGGCTGCGCGGAAGGCGACTGCGGCGCCTGCACGGTCGTCGTCGGCGAACTCGACCCGCACGGCGCGCTGGCGCTGAAAGCGGTCAACGCGTGCATCCAGTTCCTGCCGACGCTCGATGGCCGCGCCCTCTTCACCGTCGAAGACCTGCGCGCCGCCGACGGCGCGCTGCATCCGGTCCAGCAGGCGCTGGTCGACTGCCACGGTTCGCAATGCGGCTTCTGCACGCCCGGCTTCGTGATGTCGATGTGGGCGCTGTACGAAAACCAGCCGGCCGGCGCCGGTCTGCCGTCCCGCGACGAAATCAACGCGGCGCTGTCCGGCAATCTGTGCCGCTGCACCGGCTACCGCCCGATCGTCGAGGCGACGCAAAAGATGTTCGACGATGCACGGCATCCGCGCTGCGCGCTCGACCGGGAAGCCGTCGCGAGCACGCTGCACGCGCTGCAACGCACCGGCACATTCGAATACACGGCACCCGACGCACGCGGCGCGTCGTTCGGCTCCGCGACGTTCTACGCCCCGCTCACACTCGACGCGTTCGCGTCGTTGCGCGCGCAGCATCCGGACGCGCGTATCGTCGCCGGCAGCACCGATGTCGGCCTGTGGGTCACCAAGCAGTTCCGCGATCTCGGCGACGTGCTGTATATCGGCAACGTCACCGAGCTGAAAACGATCGCACGCGACGCGCAGACGCTGACGATCGGCGCGGCCGCCACGCTCGAAGACGCGTTCGCCGCGCTCGCCGCCGATTACCCCGAACTCGCCGAACTGTGGGCGCGCTTCGCGTCGCTGCCGATCCGCAATGCCGGCACGCTCGGCGGCAACGTCGCGAACGGCTCGCCGATCGGCGACTCGATGCCGGCGCTGCTCGCGCTCGGCGCCGAGGTCGTGTTGCGCCATGACCGCGCGACCCGCGCGCTGCCGCTCGACGCGTTCTACACCGGCTATCAGAAGACCGCGCTCGCGGCCGGCGAATTCGTCAGCGCGCTACGCGTGCCCCGCCCGGCCGGCGATCTGCGTTTTCGCACCTACAAGGTCGCGAAGCGCTACGACCAGGACATCTCGGCGGTGTGCGCGGCGTTCGCGCTGCGTGTGGCGGAAGACGGCACGATCCGCGCGGCCCGCGTCGCGTTCGGCGGCATGGCGGCCACGCCGAAGCGCGCCGCGCAGACCGAAGCGGCACTGACCGGCGCGGCGTGGGATGAAGCGAGCGCACGCAGCGCGATGACTGCGCTCGCCACCGATTACCAGCCGCTCACCGACATGCGCGCATCGAGCGCCTACCGGCTGAAAGTCGCGCGCAATCTGCTGTGGCGCTTCTATCTCGAAACGCGCGACGATGCGCCGCTTGCGCTGCGCGACGTGAACGCGTTCGCCTTCGAAGCCGACACGGCCATCGTCAGGGAGGCGCCGTGA
- the xdhB gene encoding xanthine dehydrogenase molybdopterin binding subunit codes for MNRTEAFVGSAGAHPGLHAAALDDASIGVPLPHESAALHVSGEATYTDDIAELHGTLHAALGLSRHAHARIVSMDLDAVRNAPGVIAVLTADDIPGENNCGPVLHDDPILAASEVLYLGQPVFAVIAETHELARRAAALAKSDNVIRYEPLDAILTAAEAKAAKQFVLPPLHLRRGDPDAKIAAAPHRIKGTFEVGGQEQFYLEGQVAYALPKEMDGMLVYSSTQHPSEMQQVVAHMLGWPAHNVVCECRRMGGGFGGKESQSALFACVAALAAQRLRRPVKLRADRDDDFMITGKRHDAVYEYEAGFDARGRLAGVRVEIALRAGYSADLSGAVATRAVCHFDNAYYLADVDIVALCCKTNTQSNTAFRGFGGPQGALVMEVLLDSIARELRLDPLDVRLANYYGVGERDTTPYGQRVEDNVIAPLTDALLESSGYRARRTALAEFNARSPVLKRGIAFSPVKFGISFNVPFLNQAGALVHVYKDGSVLVNHGGTEMGQGLNTKVAQVVANQFGLPLARVRVTAADTSKVANTSATAASTGSDLNGMAAEDAARKIRARLAELAARLLGGEAAEVQFAHGAVASNGGAMPFEQLVNAAYLARVQLWSDGFYATPKVHWDAQTLTGHPFYYFAYGAAVSEVVVDTLTGEWKLVRVDALHDAGQSINPAIDLGQVEGGFIQGMGWLTSEELWWNREGRLMTHAPSTYKIPAVSDTPAAFHVRLYENSNAEPTVFRSKAVGEPPLLLPFSVFLAIRDAIAAAVPGAQHAPPLRAPATPEAILDALDTLQQALAAEPTAPAAPAKPLAAEPQD; via the coding sequence ATGAACCGCACTGAAGCCTTTGTCGGGAGTGCCGGCGCCCACCCCGGCCTGCATGCGGCGGCGCTCGACGACGCGTCGATCGGCGTGCCGCTGCCGCACGAATCGGCCGCGCTGCACGTCAGCGGCGAAGCGACCTATACCGACGACATCGCCGAACTGCACGGCACGCTGCACGCGGCGCTCGGTCTGTCGCGGCACGCGCATGCACGGATCGTATCGATGGATCTCGACGCGGTGCGCAACGCACCGGGCGTGATCGCGGTACTGACCGCCGACGATATCCCCGGCGAAAACAATTGCGGCCCGGTGTTGCACGACGACCCGATTCTCGCCGCGAGCGAAGTGCTGTATCTGGGCCAGCCGGTGTTCGCGGTGATCGCCGAAACGCACGAACTGGCGCGCCGCGCCGCCGCGCTCGCGAAAAGCGACAACGTGATCCGCTACGAGCCGCTCGACGCGATCCTCACCGCCGCCGAAGCGAAAGCCGCGAAGCAGTTCGTGCTGCCGCCGCTGCATCTGCGGCGCGGCGACCCGGACGCGAAGATCGCAGCCGCGCCGCATCGGATCAAAGGCACGTTCGAAGTGGGCGGCCAGGAACAGTTCTATCTCGAAGGCCAGGTCGCGTACGCGCTGCCCAAGGAAATGGACGGCATGCTTGTCTATAGCTCGACGCAGCATCCGAGCGAAATGCAGCAGGTCGTCGCGCATATGCTCGGCTGGCCGGCGCACAACGTCGTGTGCGAATGCCGGCGCATGGGCGGCGGCTTCGGCGGCAAGGAATCGCAGTCGGCGCTGTTCGCGTGCGTGGCCGCGCTCGCCGCGCAGCGGCTGCGCCGGCCGGTCAAGCTGCGCGCCGATCGCGACGACGATTTCATGATCACCGGCAAGCGCCACGACGCCGTCTACGAATACGAGGCCGGTTTCGACGCGCGCGGACGCCTTGCCGGCGTGCGTGTCGAAATCGCGTTGCGGGCCGGCTATTCGGCGGATCTCTCGGGCGCGGTCGCAACCCGCGCGGTGTGCCACTTCGACAATGCGTACTACCTCGCCGATGTCGATATCGTCGCGCTGTGCTGCAAGACCAACACGCAGTCGAACACTGCGTTTCGCGGCTTCGGCGGCCCGCAGGGCGCGCTCGTGATGGAGGTGCTGCTCGACAGCATCGCGCGCGAGCTGCGGCTCGATCCGCTCGATGTGCGGCTCGCCAACTACTACGGCGTCGGCGAGCGCGATACGACGCCGTATGGGCAGCGCGTCGAAGACAATGTAATCGCGCCGCTGACCGACGCGCTGCTCGAGTCGAGCGGCTATCGCGCACGCCGCACGGCGCTTGCCGAATTCAACGCGCGCAGTCCGGTGCTCAAACGCGGCATTGCATTCTCGCCGGTCAAGTTCGGCATCTCGTTCAACGTGCCGTTCCTGAATCAGGCCGGCGCGCTCGTGCACGTGTACAAGGACGGCTCGGTGCTCGTCAATCATGGCGGCACCGAGATGGGCCAGGGGCTCAACACGAAGGTCGCGCAGGTGGTCGCGAACCAGTTCGGCCTGCCGCTCGCGCGCGTGCGCGTGACGGCCGCCGATACGTCGAAGGTCGCCAACACATCGGCGACCGCGGCGTCGACCGGCAGCGATCTGAACGGTATGGCCGCCGAAGATGCCGCGCGGAAGATCCGCGCGCGGCTCGCCGAACTCGCGGCCCGGCTGCTTGGCGGCGAGGCGGCGGAGGTGCAATTCGCGCACGGCGCCGTGGCGTCGAACGGTGGCGCGATGCCGTTCGAGCAACTGGTCAACGCCGCGTATCTCGCGCGCGTGCAGTTGTGGTCGGACGGCTTCTATGCGACGCCGAAAGTGCATTGGGATGCGCAAACGCTGACCGGTCATCCGTTCTATTACTTCGCGTATGGCGCGGCGGTGTCGGAAGTCGTCGTCGATACGCTGACCGGCGAATGGAAATTGGTGCGCGTCGACGCGCTGCACGATGCCGGTCAGTCGATCAATCCGGCGATCGATCTGGGCCAGGTGGAAGGCGGCTTTATCCAGGGGATGGGCTGGCTGACCAGCGAAGAACTCTGGTGGAACCGCGAAGGCCGTCTGATGACGCACGCACCGTCGACGTACAAAATTCCGGCGGTCAGCGATACGCCCGCCGCGTTTCATGTGCGGCTGTATGAAAACAGCAACGCGGAGCCGACCGTGTTCCGCTCGAAAGCGGTGGGCGAGCCGCCGTTACTGCTACCGTTCTCGGTGTTTCTTGCGATTCGCGACGCGATCGCCGCGGCGGTGCCGGGCGCGCAACATGCTCCACCGTTGCGCGCGCCCGCCACACCCGAGGCCATCCTGGATGCGCTGGACACGTTGCAACAGGCGCTTGCGGCCGAACCGACGGCGCCGGCGGCGCCGGCAAAACCGCTGGCCGCCGAGCCGCAAGACTGA
- the xdhC gene encoding xanthine dehydrogenase accessory protein XdhC — MQAWLTDLQHLLAHGDAAVLVTVARAEGSAPREAGTKMIVTREAAKHTIGGGHLEWKAIETARQVLRDGMRAPHMRRLERFALGPSLGQCCGGAVILAFERLDVGDLGWITSLAKRLAAGQATVRSVSFGPSPDAVMLSEPEPGVDTGDCLLWDGAGFDDSSALLTETIAPGEFQLVLFGAGHVGAALVRVLATLPCTVRWVDERDAQFPPLDTLHAPNVTIDPNDAPDEAIDQAAPNTYFVVMTHNHALDLDLAERILRRGDFAFFGMIGSHTKRKQFEHRLAARGIDPSQIARMKCPLGVDGIVDKAPEVIAISAAAQVLQALEANAGARHATQTV; from the coding sequence ATGCAAGCCTGGCTCACTGACCTGCAACATCTGCTCGCGCATGGCGATGCCGCCGTGCTGGTGACGGTCGCGCGCGCCGAAGGCTCGGCGCCGCGCGAGGCCGGCACGAAGATGATCGTCACCCGCGAGGCGGCGAAACACACAATCGGCGGCGGCCATCTCGAATGGAAGGCGATCGAGACCGCGCGTCAGGTGCTGCGCGACGGCATGCGCGCGCCGCATATGCGGCGGCTCGAACGGTTCGCGCTGGGGCCGAGCCTCGGCCAGTGCTGCGGCGGCGCGGTGATTCTCGCGTTCGAACGGCTCGACGTCGGCGACCTCGGCTGGATCACGTCGCTCGCCAAGCGCCTTGCGGCCGGTCAGGCGACGGTGCGTAGCGTATCATTCGGCCCCTCGCCGGATGCGGTGATGCTGTCCGAGCCCGAACCCGGCGTCGATACCGGCGACTGCCTGCTGTGGGACGGCGCCGGCTTCGACGACAGCAGCGCGCTGCTGACCGAAACGATCGCGCCGGGCGAATTCCAGCTCGTGCTGTTCGGCGCCGGTCACGTCGGCGCGGCGCTCGTGCGGGTGCTCGCGACACTGCCGTGCACGGTGCGCTGGGTCGACGAACGCGACGCGCAGTTTCCGCCGCTCGATACGCTGCATGCGCCGAACGTGACGATCGATCCGAACGACGCGCCCGACGAAGCGATCGATCAGGCCGCGCCGAACACGTACTTCGTCGTGATGACGCACAACCATGCGCTCGATCTCGACCTGGCCGAGCGGATTCTGCGGCGCGGCGACTTCGCGTTCTTCGGCATGATTGGCTCGCATACCAAGCGCAAGCAGTTCGAGCACCGGCTCGCGGCGCGCGGCATCGACCCGTCGCAGATCGCGCGGATGAAGTGCCCGCTCGGCGTCGACGGCATCGTCGACAAGGCGCCCGAGGTGATTGCGATCTCGGCGGCCGCGCAGGTGCTGCAGGCCCTCGAAGCGAACGCGGGCGCGCGCCATGCGACGCAAACGGTGTGA
- a CDS encoding adenosine deaminase — MKTINATPLSLAERTARAPKAELHIHIEGSLEPELIFALAQRNGVKLAYESVDALRTAYAFTDLQSFLDIYYAGASVLLHEQDFYDMTMAYVERCLADNVIHSEIFFDPQTHTERGVRIATVVAGIERALADAEKRGMSSKLILCFLRHLSEEDALATFDEALPLFEQYRHRLIGVGLDSSERGHPPAKFERVFAKARALGLKLVAHAGEEGPPSYIYEALDVLKVDRVDHGVRSIEDPALVTRLADTRVALTVCPLSNLKLCVFDDMTKHTLKDLLDRGVAVTVNSDDPAYFGGYVNANYLATIDALKLNDAEVYTIIRNGFEASFVTPDERRLLIEQLDAHWRQDGPH; from the coding sequence ATGAAAACAATCAACGCTACGCCTCTATCACTCGCCGAGCGGACCGCGCGCGCGCCGAAGGCCGAACTGCATATCCATATCGAAGGCTCGCTGGAGCCCGAACTGATTTTCGCGCTCGCGCAGCGCAACGGCGTGAAGCTCGCCTACGAGTCGGTCGACGCGCTGCGTACCGCGTATGCATTCACCGACCTGCAATCGTTCCTCGACATCTACTACGCGGGCGCGAGCGTGCTGCTGCACGAGCAGGATTTCTACGACATGACGATGGCGTATGTCGAACGGTGTCTCGCCGATAACGTGATTCATAGCGAAATCTTCTTCGACCCGCAGACGCACACCGAACGCGGCGTGCGTATCGCGACGGTGGTGGCCGGCATCGAACGCGCGCTCGCGGACGCGGAAAAACGCGGCATGTCGAGCAAGCTGATCCTGTGCTTTCTGCGCCACCTGTCCGAAGAAGATGCGCTCGCCACCTTCGACGAAGCGTTGCCGCTTTTCGAGCAGTACCGGCATCGGCTGATCGGCGTCGGCCTCGATTCGTCGGAGCGCGGGCATCCGCCGGCGAAGTTCGAGCGCGTGTTCGCGAAGGCGCGCGCGCTCGGCCTGAAGCTGGTCGCGCATGCGGGCGAGGAAGGGCCGCCCTCGTATATCTACGAAGCGCTCGACGTGCTGAAGGTGGACCGCGTCGATCACGGCGTGCGCAGCATCGAAGACCCGGCGCTCGTCACGCGGCTCGCGGATACGCGCGTCGCGCTGACCGTATGCCCGCTGTCGAACCTGAAGCTGTGCGTGTTCGACGATATGACCAAGCACACACTGAAGGACCTGCTCGATCGCGGCGTTGCCGTCACGGTGAATTCCGACGATCCGGCTTACTTCGGCGGCTACGTGAACGCGAACTATCTGGCCACGATCGATGCGCTGAAGCTCAACGATGCCGAGGTCTACACGATCATTCGCAACGGCTTCGAAGCGTCGTTCGTGACGCCCGACGAACGCCGGCTGCTGATCGAACAGCTCGACGCGCACTGGCGGCAGGACGGCCCGCACTGA
- the guaD gene encoding guanine deaminase: MTDKAHTAPAAQAAREAQSAFRAQLLIFNGDPAHAPNAAVFHEDGLLIVEDGRVVAADAYATLAPRLASGTRVEDRRDKLIVPGFIDTHIHYPQTDMIASPAPGLLPWLDTYTFPTERRFAEADHARDTASFFVDELLACGTTTALVYCTVHKESADALFAESAARNLRMVAGKVLMDRHCPEFLRDTAQSGYDDSAELIGRWHNRGRQMYALTPRFAPTSTEAQLEACGVLAREHPDLFIQSHVAENTDEVKWVADLFPGHRSYLDIYDHYGLLRRRAVYGHCIYLDDEDRKRMAQTGALASHCPTSNLFLGSGLFDFDKADAAGIPIALATDVGGGTSFSMLQTMNEAHKVARLGGHHLTATRMFWLATAGAAEALDLADQVGTLKAGSEADFVVLDPRATPLLARRTARCESLEELLFAFALLGDDRAVYETYAAGKRVHRRDDVRGQVPGRAKVAA, translated from the coding sequence ATGACTGACAAGGCTCACACCGCGCCGGCAGCGCAAGCGGCCCGCGAAGCTCAATCCGCCTTCCGCGCGCAACTGCTGATCTTCAACGGCGATCCCGCGCACGCGCCCAATGCGGCCGTGTTCCACGAGGACGGCCTGCTGATCGTCGAGGACGGCCGCGTGGTCGCGGCGGATGCGTATGCGACGCTCGCGCCGCGGCTCGCATCCGGCACGCGCGTCGAGGACCGCCGCGACAAGCTGATCGTGCCCGGCTTCATCGATACGCACATCCACTATCCGCAGACCGACATGATCGCGTCGCCGGCGCCGGGTCTGTTGCCGTGGCTCGACACCTACACGTTCCCGACCGAGCGCCGCTTCGCCGAAGCGGATCATGCGCGCGACACCGCGAGCTTTTTCGTCGACGAACTGCTTGCCTGCGGCACGACGACCGCGCTGGTCTACTGCACGGTCCACAAGGAATCCGCCGACGCGCTGTTTGCCGAGAGCGCAGCGCGCAATCTGCGCATGGTCGCGGGCAAGGTGCTGATGGATCGCCACTGCCCGGAGTTTCTGCGCGATACCGCGCAATCGGGCTACGACGACAGCGCCGAGCTGATCGGCCGCTGGCATAACCGCGGCCGGCAGATGTACGCGCTGACGCCGCGTTTCGCGCCGACCTCGACCGAAGCGCAGCTCGAAGCGTGCGGCGTGCTCGCGCGCGAGCATCCGGACCTGTTCATCCAGAGCCACGTCGCGGAAAACACCGACGAAGTGAAGTGGGTCGCCGATCTGTTCCCCGGCCATCGCAGCTATCTCGACATCTACGATCATTACGGGCTGCTGCGCCGCCGCGCGGTGTACGGCCATTGCATCTATCTCGACGACGAAGACCGCAAACGCATGGCGCAAACCGGCGCGCTCGCGTCGCACTGCCCGACTTCGAACCTGTTCCTCGGCAGCGGCCTGTTCGACTTCGACAAGGCCGACGCGGCCGGCATACCGATCGCGCTGGCGACCGACGTCGGCGGCGGCACGTCGTTCTCGATGCTGCAGACGATGAACGAAGCGCACAAGGTCGCGCGTCTCGGCGGCCATCATCTGACCGCGACGCGGATGTTCTGGCTGGCCACTGCGGGCGCGGCCGAGGCGCTCGACCTCGCCGACCAGGTCGGCACGCTGAAGGCCGGCTCGGAAGCGGACTTCGTCGTGCTCGATCCGCGGGCGACGCCGCTGCTCGCGCGCCGTACCGCGCGATGCGAATCGCTGGAGGAACTGCTGTTTGCGTTCGCGCTGCTCGGCGATGATCGCGCGGTGTATGAGACGTATGCGGCGGGCAAGCGCGTGCATCGGCGCGATGATGTGCGCGGGCAGGTGCCGGGGCGGGCGAAGGTCGCGGCTTGA
- a CDS encoding NAD(P)/FAD-dependent oxidoreductase gives MNSDSSSQTVVDVAIIGAGPAGAVAAALLRRVGRSVLVLERQHFPRFSIGESLLPQSMAYLEEAGMLRAVVEAGFQHKNGAYFVYRDQSSSFDFRDKHSSGWGTTYQVERALFDDLLIRCAAEQGADVRFGHTVRAVQTGDTPSLDVVDEVGHAYRVDARFVLDASGFGRVLPRLLNLETPTGMPTRAAIFTHVRDGLTLDAVDRNKICIATHPERRDVWFWMIPLAGGRSSVGCVAEASFLDVSEPQREATLRALIRQEPTLRRLIGDAPFLMPVRQIGGYAANVERLHGPGYALLGNAGEFLDPVFSSGVTIALRSAHLAARTLNRQLDGASVDWSADYDVPLRKGIDTFRAFVERWYTGEFQDIIYYPDQVPSIRRMICAVLAGYAWDESNPYVADAARRLDTLHEVCKQR, from the coding sequence TTGAATAGCGATTCTTCAAGCCAGACCGTGGTCGATGTCGCGATCATCGGCGCGGGGCCGGCCGGCGCGGTCGCCGCCGCGCTGCTGCGCCGCGTGGGCCGTTCCGTGCTCGTGCTCGAGCGCCAGCATTTTCCGCGTTTCTCGATCGGCGAGAGCCTGCTGCCGCAAAGCATGGCGTATCTCGAAGAGGCCGGCATGTTGCGGGCCGTTGTCGAAGCCGGCTTCCAGCACAAGAACGGCGCGTATTTCGTGTATCGCGATCAAAGCTCGTCGTTCGATTTCCGCGACAAACATTCGTCCGGTTGGGGTACCACGTATCAGGTCGAGCGCGCGCTGTTCGATGACCTGCTGATTCGCTGCGCGGCGGAACAGGGGGCTGACGTGCGTTTCGGTCACACGGTGCGCGCGGTGCAGACCGGCGATACGCCGTCGCTCGACGTGGTCGACGAGGTCGGCCACGCGTATCGGGTCGATGCGCGTTTCGTTCTCGACGCGAGCGGTTTCGGCCGCGTGCTGCCGCGCCTGCTGAATCTGGAGACGCCGACGGGCATGCCGACGCGCGCCGCGATCTTCACGCATGTACGCGATGGTCTGACGCTCGATGCCGTCGATCGCAACAAGATTTGCATCGCCACGCATCCGGAGCGCCGCGATGTGTGGTTCTGGATGATTCCGCTCGCGGGCGGCCGTTCGTCGGTCGGCTGCGTGGCCGAGGCGAGCTTTCTCGACGTGTCGGAGCCGCAGCGCGAAGCGACGCTGCGCGCGCTGATCCGGCAGGAACCGACGCTTCGGAGGTTGATCGGTGACGCGCCGTTCCTGATGCCGGTGCGGCAGATCGGCGGCTACGCGGCCAACGTCGAGCGTTTGCATGGACCGGGCTACGCGCTGCTCGGCAATGCCGGTGAGTTCCTCGATCCGGTGTTTTCGTCGGGCGTGACGATCGCGCTACGCTCGGCGCATCTCGCCGCGCGCACGCTGAACCGGCAACTGGACGGCGCGAGCGTCGACTGGTCCGCTGACTATGACGTGCCGCTGCGCAAGGGCATCGATACGTTCCGCGCATTCGTCGAGCGCTGGTACACGGGCGAGTTCCAGGACATCATCTACTACCCGGACCAGGTGCCGTCGATTCGGCGCATGATCTGCGCGGTGCTCGCGGGCTATGCGTGGGACGAGTCGAATCCGTATGTCGCCGATGCAGCCCGGCGGCTCGATACGCTGCATGAGGTGTGCAAGCAGCGCTGA
- a CDS encoding class I SAM-dependent methyltransferase yields MPYVPETAFGIWFLRTHTWEHHVLRVAIDDLRRLIDTPLPDAPVIVDAGCGQGISFRLLAAAFKPRRIVGVDYHAPSLTLAAQAANACRNSVADIELLHGDCARLPLPDASADIVFCHQTFHHLVEQERAIAEFHRVLKPGGLLLFAESTDAYIKSWVIRLLFRHPMHVQKSADGYLDMIRCGGFRFGPGNVSLPYLWWSRAKDFGLLERLGLHRPQPGKRRETLVNVAAVKAAVDAE; encoded by the coding sequence GTGCCCTATGTGCCGGAGACAGCCTTCGGAATCTGGTTCCTACGCACCCACACATGGGAGCATCACGTACTGCGGGTAGCGATCGACGACTTGCGGCGCCTGATCGATACCCCGTTGCCCGATGCGCCAGTCATTGTCGACGCTGGCTGCGGGCAAGGCATTTCGTTTCGCCTGCTTGCCGCCGCGTTCAAACCGCGCCGCATCGTCGGTGTCGATTACCACGCGCCGTCGCTCACGCTCGCCGCGCAGGCGGCCAATGCCTGCCGCAACTCGGTCGCGGACATCGAACTTCTGCATGGTGACTGCGCGCGGTTGCCGTTGCCCGATGCGAGCGCCGACATCGTGTTCTGTCATCAAACCTTCCATCACCTCGTCGAACAGGAACGCGCCATCGCAGAGTTCCACCGCGTGCTGAAACCGGGCGGCCTGTTGCTGTTCGCCGAATCGACCGACGCGTACATCAAATCGTGGGTCATCCGGCTGCTGTTCCGCCATCCGATGCATGTGCAAAAGAGCGCCGACGGCTACCTCGACATGATTCGATGCGGCGGCTTCCGATTCGGTCCCGGCAACGTTTCACTGCCCTATCTGTGGTGGAGCCGCGCGAAAGACTTCGGTCTGCTCGAACGGCTCGGCCTGCATCGGCCGCAGCCTGGCAAGCGTCGCGAAACACTCGTGAATGTTGCCGCAGTCAAGGCCGCGGTGGATGCCGAATGA
- a CDS encoding signal peptidase has translation MKKFSLLGTMLVVALTQAGCGTEVKSVPFAASGGEAPVYFGKQEHPPVKAGLGDAARGEVPVYFGKQEHRPVKSHLGDAAYSVRIARKTSDPTEACHLALAEAVAKLRAAARERHANAVIEVSTRFHSTESDSSNDFTCGISPSAAAISVRGQLVVLDAG, from the coding sequence ATGAAAAAGTTTTCTTTGCTGGGGACGATGCTGGTGGTCGCATTGACGCAGGCCGGCTGCGGCACGGAAGTGAAATCGGTGCCGTTCGCGGCGTCCGGCGGCGAGGCGCCGGTGTATTTCGGCAAGCAGGAACATCCGCCGGTGAAGGCCGGCCTGGGCGACGCGGCGCGGGGTGAGGTGCCGGTGTATTTCGGCAAACAGGAACATCGGCCTGTGAAGTCCCACCTGGGCGACGCGGCGTATTCGGTGCGGATCGCGCGCAAGACCTCGGACCCAACCGAAGCGTGCCACCTCGCGCTCGCCGAAGCGGTGGCGAAGCTGCGCGCGGCGGCACGCGAGCGTCATGCGAACGCGGTGATCGAAGTGTCCACGCGTTTTCATAGCACCGAATCGGATTCGTCGAACGACTTCACGTGCGGCATCAGTCCGAGCGCCGCCGCGATCTCCGTGCGCGGTCAACTGGTCGTGCTGGACGCGGGTTAA